One genomic window of Methyloceanibacter sp. wino2 includes the following:
- the grxD gene encoding Grx4 family monothiol glutaredoxin — protein MTDQAVNDWINKQIANNDIVLFMKGTKAMPQCGFSMQVAQILNHLGVDYEDINVLDDMSVREGVKAFSNWPTIPQLYVKGEFVGGCDIVREMFQAGELQDMLKDKGIASNADTQTA, from the coding sequence ATGACAGATCAAGCCGTCAACGACTGGATCAACAAACAGATCGCCAACAACGACATCGTGCTGTTCATGAAGGGCACGAAGGCGATGCCCCAATGCGGCTTCTCCATGCAGGTCGCGCAGATCCTGAACCACCTCGGCGTCGACTACGAAGACATCAACGTCCTGGACGACATGAGCGTCCGCGAAGGCGTCAAGGCTTTCTCCAACTGGCCGACGATCCCCCAGCTTTACGTGAAGGGTGAGTTCGTGGGCGGCTGCGATATCGTGCGTGAGATGTTTCAGGCGGGCGAACTGCAGGACATGCTCAAGGACAAGGGCATCGCCAGCAACGCGGACACGCAGACGGCCTAG
- a CDS encoding cyclic nucleotide-gated ion channel, translating into MTSARWRHWRRKVHEILELGGDVHPAGYIVNGFIIVLIVANALAFAAQTVEELATRYDAWFRAFNVFSVMVFTIEYALRVWSSVEIPVLSRMPPWRARAIFASRPIMIIDLLAFAPWYLTWLFPADLRFLRLLRVLRLFRLARFSPALQTLFRVCKEESGALLGSLLLMLILLLFASTGIYFLERHAQPEAFGSIPAASWWALATLTTVGYGDVVPVTPLGKMLGGVMMLLSVGMFALPVAIIATGFSRESVRHQFVATWSMVARVPLFEDMSRAELADITKVLDTRSYEPGVPIVRAGDVGENMYILASGEARLLLGKGRTVILKEGDIFGEMALLEHRRHEHDVIATTHCRLYVLDNRALARLSRRHPGMLDRIRRAATEQDESEVTQT; encoded by the coding sequence ATGACCTCGGCCCGCTGGCGCCACTGGCGCCGAAAGGTCCACGAGATTCTGGAACTCGGCGGCGACGTCCATCCGGCCGGATACATCGTCAACGGCTTCATCATCGTCCTGATCGTCGCGAACGCGCTCGCCTTTGCGGCCCAGACGGTCGAAGAACTCGCCACGCGCTACGACGCTTGGTTCCGCGCCTTCAACGTCTTCTCCGTGATGGTGTTCACCATCGAGTATGCGTTGCGCGTCTGGAGTTCTGTCGAGATTCCAGTCCTGTCGCGCATGCCGCCCTGGCGGGCGCGGGCGATCTTCGCCAGCCGCCCGATCATGATCATCGATCTCCTGGCCTTTGCGCCCTGGTATTTGACGTGGCTGTTTCCGGCGGACCTGCGCTTCCTGAGGCTGCTGCGCGTCCTGCGTCTCTTCAGGCTCGCGCGTTTCTCGCCTGCGCTGCAGACGTTGTTCCGCGTGTGCAAGGAGGAGTCCGGGGCGCTGCTGGGCTCGCTCCTCCTGATGCTCATCCTGCTGCTCTTCGCCTCGACCGGAATCTACTTTCTCGAGCGCCATGCACAGCCCGAAGCGTTCGGATCGATTCCCGCCGCGTCCTGGTGGGCCTTGGCCACACTAACGACCGTGGGGTATGGCGACGTCGTTCCCGTCACGCCTCTGGGCAAAATGTTGGGTGGCGTCATGATGCTGCTGAGCGTCGGCATGTTCGCACTGCCCGTGGCCATCATCGCCACGGGGTTCAGCCGAGAATCCGTACGCCATCAGTTCGTGGCCACGTGGTCCATGGTTGCGCGGGTCCCGTTGTTCGAGGACATGAGCCGCGCGGAGCTTGCCGATATCACCAAGGTACTCGATACGCGGAGTTACGAGCCGGGCGTCCCCATCGTCCGGGCCGGCGACGTAGGCGAAAACATGTACATCCTCGCGAGCGGGGAAGCGCGACTTTTGCTCGGCAAAGGTCGGACGGTCATCCTGAAGGAAGGCGACATCTTCGGCGAGATGGCGCTCCTGGAACACCGGCGGCATGAGCACGACGTGATCGCTACGACCCATTGCCGGCTCTACGTGCTCGACAATCGGGCCCTGGCGCGGCTGTCCCGCCGCCACCCGGGCATGCTCGACCGCATTCGCCGTGCGGCGACGGAACAAGACGAAAGCGAAGTGACGCAGACCTAG
- a CDS encoding NADP-dependent isocitrate dehydrogenase, with amino-acid sequence MDKIKVENPIADLHGDEMTRVIWDMIKEKLVEPYLDVELVPFDLGIEHRDATDDQVTVDAAHAIKEFGVGVKCATITPDEARVEEFNLKRMYRSPNGTIRNILGGVIFREPIICKNVPRLVPGWTKPIVIGRHAYGDIYRAQDFRVPGKGKLTIKFEGEDGEVIEREVHTFEDSGVALGMFNLDSSIRDFARASMNYGLSRNMPVYLSTKNTILKAYDGRFKDLFAEVFETEFKDAFAKAGLTYEHRLIDDMVAAALKWSGGYVWACKNYDGDVQSDTVAQGFGSLGLMTSVLMTPDGSTVLAEAAHGTVTRHFRQHQEGRATSTNSTASIFAWAGALKHRAKLDNNEALARFAKTIETVSVDTIESGFMTKDLALLVGADQAWLSTEGFIDKIDQNMRVAMAGDVAAA; translated from the coding sequence GTGGACAAGATCAAGGTTGAGAACCCCATCGCCGATTTGCATGGCGATGAGATGACCCGCGTTATTTGGGACATGATCAAGGAAAAGCTCGTCGAGCCGTATCTCGATGTGGAGCTTGTGCCCTTCGACCTCGGCATCGAACACCGCGATGCGACTGACGACCAAGTGACGGTCGACGCCGCGCACGCAATCAAGGAATTCGGGGTCGGCGTCAAATGCGCGACCATCACGCCAGACGAAGCGCGCGTGGAGGAGTTCAACCTCAAGAGAATGTACCGCTCGCCCAACGGCACGATCCGTAACATTCTGGGCGGCGTCATCTTCCGCGAGCCCATTATCTGCAAGAACGTGCCGCGCCTCGTTCCGGGCTGGACCAAGCCCATCGTGATCGGCCGCCATGCCTATGGCGACATCTATCGCGCTCAGGACTTCCGCGTTCCGGGCAAGGGCAAGCTGACCATCAAGTTCGAGGGCGAGGACGGCGAGGTCATCGAGCGCGAGGTGCATACGTTTGAGGACTCAGGCGTGGCTCTCGGGATGTTCAATCTCGACAGTTCGATCCGCGACTTCGCGCGCGCCTCCATGAACTACGGCCTCAGCCGCAACATGCCGGTGTACCTCTCGACCAAGAACACGATCCTCAAAGCCTATGACGGGCGTTTCAAAGATCTGTTCGCGGAGGTCTTCGAGACCGAGTTCAAGGACGCGTTTGCCAAAGCCGGCCTCACCTACGAACACCGGCTGATCGACGACATGGTCGCGGCGGCTCTGAAATGGTCGGGTGGCTATGTGTGGGCCTGTAAGAACTACGACGGCGACGTGCAGTCCGACACGGTCGCGCAAGGGTTCGGGTCGCTCGGCCTGATGACATCGGTGCTGATGACGCCGGATGGAAGCACGGTTCTAGCCGAGGCCGCGCACGGCACCGTCACGCGCCATTTCCGCCAGCATCAGGAAGGCCGGGCCACGTCGACGAACTCCACCGCCTCGATCTTCGCCTGGGCCGGCGCGCTGAAGCATCGCGCCAAGCTCGACAACAACGAGGCCCTCGCCCGGTTCGCAAAAACCATCGAGACCGTCTCCGTCGACACGATCGAGTCGGGCTTCATGACCAAGGATCTGGCTCTGCTCGTCGGCGCCGACCAAGCCTGGCTCTCGACCGAAGGCTTTATCGACAAGATCGACCAGAACATGCGGGTAGCCATGGCCGGAGACGTCGCCGCGGCCTAG
- a CDS encoding RNA methyltransferase: MMETNDPVGKPTKERAGAAPPSIVLVKPQLGENIGFAARAMGNFGLHDLRLVAPRDGWPNEKALAAAAVAEPIASAATVFETLEEALADCNYVAATTARPREMIKPVFSPETASTTLRRRTQSGERCAVMFGGERNGLDNDSIALADAIITAPVDPNFASLSLPQAVLLFSYEWMKSGNPEALGRATTFDGPAREGLATPGTGPASRASLFGLFEHMEGALDDAGFLRPPEKRPTMVRSIRNMFHRMECTEQDVRTWRGIISAFTRRPTSSKG, encoded by the coding sequence ATGATGGAAACAAATGACCCGGTCGGCAAGCCGACGAAAGAGCGCGCCGGCGCCGCACCCCCTTCGATTGTCCTGGTAAAGCCGCAACTCGGCGAGAATATCGGCTTCGCCGCCCGTGCAATGGGTAATTTCGGCTTGCACGATCTGCGGTTGGTTGCACCGCGCGACGGTTGGCCCAACGAGAAGGCTCTTGCCGCCGCAGCGGTGGCTGAACCGATTGCGAGCGCGGCAACGGTCTTCGAGACGCTCGAAGAGGCGCTGGCTGACTGCAACTACGTGGCCGCCACCACGGCGCGGCCGCGCGAGATGATTAAGCCGGTGTTCAGCCCCGAAACGGCGTCGACGACGCTCCGCAGGCGGACGCAATCCGGCGAGCGCTGCGCTGTCATGTTCGGCGGCGAGCGCAACGGTCTCGATAACGACTCGATCGCGTTGGCCGACGCCATCATCACCGCGCCGGTCGATCCGAACTTCGCCTCGCTCAGCCTGCCGCAGGCCGTGTTGCTGTTCTCGTACGAATGGATGAAGAGCGGCAACCCGGAAGCCCTCGGCCGGGCCACGACGTTCGACGGTCCGGCAAGGGAAGGGCTGGCGACGCCGGGGACGGGTCCCGCGAGCCGCGCCTCACTCTTCGGTCTGTTCGAACACATGGAAGGAGCTCTGGACGATGCCGGTTTTTTGCGGCCGCCGGAGAAACGGCCGACCATGGTCCGTTCGATCCGGAACATGTTTCATCGGATGGAGTGCACCGAGCAGGATGTCCGCACATGGCGCGGGATCATCTCTGCGTTCACCAGGCGCCCAACATCATCAAAGGGTTAG
- a CDS encoding DUF1326 domain-containing protein: MIDWELKGVEFINCNCDYGCPCQFNARPTHGDCHAIGAYRFEDGHFGDVDLGGLNVVGMFSWPKAIHEGNGTAFLIIDERASQEQRNALLSIFSGENTEPGKTIWNVFAATFTEVLPPEIRPIHIEIDVEERTGSVRVDGFVEMQGEPIRNPVTGEKHRARIDLPNGFEYLIAEMGSGSSTAKGPMPLSLVNSYGQFAHIHLTNKGVVHA, translated from the coding sequence ATGATCGACTGGGAGTTGAAGGGTGTCGAATTCATCAACTGTAACTGCGACTATGGCTGCCCCTGTCAGTTCAATGCGCGCCCGACCCACGGGGATTGCCACGCTATAGGCGCCTACCGTTTCGAGGATGGTCACTTCGGTGACGTCGACCTTGGCGGACTGAACGTGGTCGGCATGTTTTCCTGGCCCAAGGCTATTCACGAAGGCAATGGAACCGCCTTTCTGATCATCGATGAGCGGGCGAGCCAGGAACAGCGCAACGCCCTGCTTTCCATTTTTTCCGGCGAAAACACCGAGCCGGGCAAGACCATATGGAACGTCTTCGCGGCGACCTTCACCGAGGTATTGCCGCCCGAGATTCGGCCCATCCACATCGAGATTGACGTGGAGGAGCGGACGGGCAGCGTGCGCGTCGACGGTTTCGTCGAAATGCAGGGAGAGCCGATCCGCAATCCGGTTACCGGCGAAAAGCACCGGGCCCGCATCGATCTGCCGAACGGCTTCGAGTACTTGATCGCGGAAATGGGAAGCGGCTCCTCCACGGCGAAGGGCCCCATGCCGCTGTCGCTCGTGAACAGCTACGGCCAGTTCGCCCACATCCATTTGACGAACAAGGGCGTTGTCCACGCCTAG
- a CDS encoding DUF2182 domain-containing protein: MLEALLRRENTVVAGALLVLILLAWAALLAGAGTGMSVIAMSGWWLPMTLPAGESWPWIPYYWTIAFVMWAVMMVAMMLPSAAPTALLYAKVVQRADAKADTKEAPLCIIAFAGGYLTLWILFSVLAVVIQFALERAGLMTMMMNSRSAVLSGALLIAAGIYQLTPLKTACLKHCRGPAAYLAQHWRPGPAGAWRMGLGHGAFCVGCCAVLMLLLFVGGVMNLVWIAALSVFVAIEKLAPFGEGLAKAAAVVLIAAGAALIIAASQMITA, translated from the coding sequence ATGCTTGAAGCGCTTCTCCGGCGGGAAAATACAGTCGTTGCCGGCGCGCTGCTGGTTCTGATCCTTCTGGCGTGGGCGGCCCTCCTAGCCGGCGCCGGGACGGGCATGAGCGTCATTGCGATGAGCGGCTGGTGGCTGCCCATGACGCTGCCGGCCGGCGAGAGCTGGCCTTGGATCCCCTATTACTGGACGATCGCCTTCGTCATGTGGGCGGTGATGATGGTGGCGATGATGCTCCCTTCCGCGGCCCCCACAGCGCTGCTCTATGCCAAGGTGGTCCAGCGCGCCGATGCGAAAGCCGATACAAAAGAGGCCCCGCTTTGCATCATCGCGTTCGCTGGCGGCTATCTGACCTTGTGGATTCTTTTCAGCGTGTTGGCTGTCGTCATTCAGTTCGCACTGGAGCGGGCGGGGCTGATGACGATGATGATGAACTCGCGGAGCGCGGTTCTATCGGGCGCGCTCCTCATCGCAGCCGGAATCTACCAACTGACGCCGCTCAAGACCGCATGCCTTAAGCATTGCCGCGGCCCGGCGGCCTACCTCGCCCAGCATTGGCGCCCCGGCCCAGCCGGGGCCTGGCGCATGGGGCTGGGACACGGCGCCTTCTGCGTCGGCTGCTGTGCCGTCCTCATGCTGCTGCTGTTCGTCGGCGGGGTGATGAACCTGGTTTGGATCGCCGCCTTGTCGGTCTTCGTGGCGATCGAAAAGCTCGCCCCCTTCGGAGAGGGTCTGGCGAAGGCAGCCGCCGTCGTTCTGATCGCCGCAGGGGCCGCCCTGATCATCGCGGCCTCACAAATGATTACGGCCTGA
- the recA gene encoding recombinase RecA translates to MSNAALRLVEAGGEMDKEKALEAAISQIERACGKGSIMRLGQNETAVEVESIPTGSLGLDIALGIGGLPRGRVVEIYGPESSGKTTLALHVVAEAQKKGGVCAFVDAEHALDTVYARKLGVDLENVLISQPDTGEQALEIADTLVRSGAIDVLVVDSVAALTPKAELEGEMGDSLPGLQARLMSQALRKLTGSISKSRCMVIFINQIRMKIGVMFGSPETTSGGNALKFYASVRLDIRRIGAIKERDEVVGNQTRIKVVKNKVAPPFKQVEFDIMYGEGVSKMGELIDLGVKAGIVEKSGSWFSYDSERIGQGRENAKTFLKEHPDMAERIERAIRQSAGLVAEQMLEGEGLEDKGDDGEAPVEEETVTSISGGGRKSKRG, encoded by the coding sequence ATGTCGAACGCCGCGCTGCGCCTTGTAGAGGCAGGAGGGGAAATGGACAAAGAGAAGGCGCTGGAAGCCGCGATCTCCCAGATCGAGCGGGCTTGCGGCAAGGGCTCCATCATGCGGCTCGGCCAGAACGAGACCGCCGTGGAGGTCGAGTCCATTCCCACGGGCTCTCTCGGGCTCGATATCGCACTTGGCATCGGCGGTCTGCCGCGGGGCCGGGTGGTTGAGATTTACGGACCGGAATCGTCCGGCAAGACGACGCTGGCTCTTCACGTCGTGGCGGAAGCGCAGAAGAAGGGTGGGGTGTGTGCCTTCGTCGATGCGGAGCACGCACTCGACACGGTCTATGCCCGAAAGCTTGGCGTCGATCTCGAGAATGTTCTGATTTCTCAGCCCGACACGGGCGAGCAGGCGCTTGAAATCGCCGACACGCTGGTCCGGTCCGGAGCCATCGACGTTCTAGTCGTGGATTCGGTGGCCGCGTTGACGCCCAAGGCCGAACTTGAGGGCGAGATGGGCGACTCTCTGCCGGGCCTCCAAGCGCGTCTCATGAGTCAAGCCTTGCGGAAGCTGACCGGCTCGATTTCGAAGTCGCGCTGCATGGTCATCTTCATCAACCAGATCCGCATGAAGATCGGTGTGATGTTCGGGTCGCCTGAGACCACGAGCGGCGGCAATGCCTTGAAGTTTTATGCCTCTGTCCGCCTCGATATTCGCCGCATCGGCGCCATCAAGGAGCGGGACGAGGTGGTCGGCAACCAGACGCGGATCAAGGTCGTCAAGAACAAGGTCGCGCCGCCCTTCAAGCAGGTCGAATTCGACATCATGTACGGCGAGGGCGTTTCGAAGATGGGCGAATTGATCGATCTCGGCGTGAAGGCGGGCATCGTCGAGAAATCCGGGTCCTGGTTCTCGTATGACAGCGAGCGCATCGGCCAAGGCCGCGAGAACGCGAAGACCTTCCTGAAGGAGCATCCGGACATGGCCGAGCGGATCGAGCGCGCCATCCGGCAGAGCGCGGGGCTCGTCGCCGAGCAGATGCTGGAAGGCGAGGGGCTCGAGGATAAGGGCGACGACGGTGAGGCGCCGGTCGAGGAGGAGACGGTGACGTCCATTTCGGGCGGCGGCCGCAAGAGCAAGCGCGGCTGA
- the alaS gene encoding alanine--tRNA ligase, with translation MRAAFLQYFADNDHVVEPSAPLVPRHDPTLMFTNAGMVPFKNVFTGQEKPSALRAASSQKCVRAGGKHNDLDNVGYTARHHTFFEMLGNFSFGDYFKEQAIALAWEFLTGTLALPTEKLLVTVYVDDDEAAELWRKISGFGDDKILRIAGSDNFWSMGDTGPCGPCSEIFYDHGAHLPGGPPGSPDQDGDRFVEIWNLVFMQFEQQADGNRIDLPRPSIDTGMGLERIAAVMQGTHDNYEIDLFKTLIAASVDLTGVPAQGAEAPSHRIIADHLRASSFLIADGVLPSNEGRGYVLRRIMRRAMRHAHMLGAKEPLLHRLVPTLVGEMGRAFPELQRGEALIDETLKLEETRFRETLERGLRLLDEALEGLSSGDTLSGEVAFKLYDTYGFPYDLTEDALKAKGIGVDAAGFQAAMERQRAEARKSWSGSGEAATDSLWYELKEEVGATEFLGYETEAASGEIVALVKDGARVDKLEKGDRGIVIVNQTPFYAESGGQVGDQGTLSIGDETVFAVSDTQKKLHGLFLHDGIVEKGKLLRGETVSLSVDHGRRTATRAHHSATHLLHEALRQVLGTHVAQKGSLVEPGRLRFDFSHPKPMSAEELKAVEDLANAMILQNSAVETHLMTPDEAIARGALALFGEKYGEEVRVVSMGVTPESDKAGHAYSIELCGGTHVARTGDIGLLKIVGESAVAAGVRRVEALTGEAARGFLGAQDRRVREAAEILKVPPDELVERLAAIVEERRKLERQLTDTKRELALRPESGGAAGGSPVREIGGTKLLARVVHGVAPKDLRGLVDEAKQQIGSGVVAVVGVSEEGKAGLVVGVTADLTGAHSAVDLVRVGADILGGKGGGGRPDLAQAGGPDGAKADAALEAIAAQLGSAPESEPAPSASRRAGQA, from the coding sequence CTGCGCGCAGCCTTCCTTCAGTATTTCGCGGACAATGACCACGTAGTGGAACCGTCCGCGCCTCTGGTGCCGCGGCACGACCCGACTTTGATGTTCACGAACGCTGGCATGGTGCCGTTCAAGAACGTGTTCACCGGCCAGGAAAAGCCGAGCGCCTTGCGGGCAGCCTCGTCGCAGAAATGCGTGCGCGCCGGCGGCAAGCATAACGATCTGGACAATGTGGGCTACACCGCGCGGCATCACACGTTCTTCGAGATGCTGGGCAATTTCTCCTTCGGCGATTACTTCAAGGAACAAGCGATTGCGCTCGCCTGGGAGTTCCTGACCGGGACGCTGGCGCTGCCGACAGAGAAGCTCCTCGTCACGGTCTATGTAGACGATGACGAGGCCGCTGAACTCTGGAGGAAGATCTCCGGGTTCGGCGATGACAAGATTCTGCGGATCGCCGGATCGGACAATTTCTGGTCGATGGGCGATACGGGCCCCTGCGGGCCCTGTTCGGAGATCTTCTACGATCACGGGGCGCATTTGCCGGGTGGTCCGCCCGGCAGCCCCGATCAGGACGGCGACCGTTTCGTCGAGATCTGGAACCTGGTGTTCATGCAGTTCGAGCAGCAGGCCGACGGCAACCGGATCGACCTGCCGCGCCCCTCGATCGACACGGGGATGGGACTCGAACGTATCGCGGCCGTCATGCAGGGAACTCATGACAATTACGAGATCGATCTGTTCAAGACGCTGATCGCGGCGTCGGTCGATCTTACGGGCGTCCCGGCGCAAGGCGCTGAGGCGCCGAGCCACCGCATCATTGCGGATCACTTGCGGGCGTCGTCCTTTCTGATTGCCGACGGTGTCCTGCCCTCCAACGAGGGGCGTGGCTATGTCCTGCGCCGCATCATGCGCCGGGCCATGCGGCATGCGCATATGCTGGGGGCGAAGGAGCCGTTGCTGCATCGGCTGGTCCCCACCCTCGTGGGTGAGATGGGGCGGGCCTTCCCGGAGTTGCAGCGCGGAGAGGCGCTCATTGACGAAACGCTCAAGCTCGAGGAGACGCGTTTCCGCGAGACTCTCGAGCGGGGCTTGCGTCTGCTCGACGAGGCGCTTGAGGGGCTATCCTCCGGCGACACGCTGTCCGGCGAGGTCGCCTTCAAACTCTACGACACCTACGGCTTCCCTTACGACCTGACGGAAGACGCGCTGAAAGCCAAGGGCATCGGCGTGGACGCGGCCGGCTTTCAGGCGGCGATGGAGCGGCAACGGGCCGAAGCCCGGAAGTCCTGGTCGGGTTCGGGCGAAGCGGCCACGGACAGTCTCTGGTACGAACTCAAGGAAGAGGTCGGCGCGACCGAGTTCCTTGGATACGAGACGGAAGCCGCATCGGGTGAGATCGTGGCGCTGGTGAAAGACGGCGCCCGTGTCGACAAGCTCGAAAAGGGCGACCGCGGTATCGTCATCGTCAATCAGACGCCCTTCTACGCGGAGTCCGGCGGCCAGGTCGGCGACCAAGGGACGTTGTCGATTGGAGACGAAACCGTGTTCGCGGTTTCCGACACGCAGAAGAAATTACATGGCTTGTTCCTCCATGACGGTATCGTGGAGAAGGGGAAGCTGCTGCGCGGTGAGACGGTCTCGCTGTCCGTGGACCACGGACGCCGGACGGCGACGCGCGCGCACCATTCGGCTACCCATCTACTGCACGAAGCCTTGCGTCAGGTCCTCGGAACCCATGTGGCGCAGAAGGGCTCGCTCGTCGAGCCGGGACGGTTGCGGTTCGACTTTTCCCATCCGAAGCCCATGAGCGCGGAAGAGCTTAAGGCCGTCGAGGACTTGGCGAATGCCATGATCCTGCAGAACAGCGCCGTCGAGACGCATCTGATGACGCCGGACGAGGCCATCGCCCGCGGTGCGCTCGCGCTGTTCGGCGAGAAATACGGCGAGGAAGTGCGCGTCGTGTCCATGGGCGTGACCCCGGAAAGCGATAAGGCGGGCCACGCCTATTCCATCGAACTTTGCGGCGGCACCCATGTGGCCCGGACCGGTGACATCGGCCTCCTGAAGATCGTGGGCGAGAGCGCCGTGGCCGCGGGCGTGCGCCGCGTGGAGGCGCTGACCGGCGAGGCCGCGCGCGGGTTCTTAGGCGCGCAGGACAGGCGCGTTCGCGAAGCGGCCGAGATTCTCAAAGTGCCGCCGGACGAGTTGGTCGAGAGGTTGGCAGCGATCGTCGAAGAGCGCCGCAAGTTGGAGCGGCAGCTAACCGATACAAAGCGCGAGCTGGCACTGCGGCCCGAAAGCGGCGGTGCGGCCGGCGGCTCACCTGTCCGGGAGATTGGCGGCACGAAGCTTCTCGCGCGTGTGGTTCATGGCGTCGCGCCGAAGGATTTGCGCGGGCTCGTCGACGAGGCGAAGCAGCAGATCGGTTCGGGTGTCGTCGCGGTGGTCGGCGTGAGCGAGGAAGGGAAGGCCGGGCTTGTTGTCGGTGTCACCGCGGATCTCACGGGCGCACACAGCGCCGTCGATCTCGTGCGCGTGGGAGCGGATATCCTCGGCGGCAAGGGCGGGGGCGGGCGTCCCGATCTGGCCCAGGCCGGTGGTCCCGACGGCGCCAAGGCCGACGCCGCGTTGGAGGCGATCGCCGCGCAGCTCGGGTCCGCGCCCGAGAGCGAGCCGGCGCCCTCGGCCTCCAGGCGCGCTGGACAAGCCTAG
- the rpsD gene encoding 30S ribosomal protein S4, translating to MTKRIHAKHKIDRRLGENIWGRPKSPQNKREYGPGEHGQRRRGKLSDYGQQLRAKQKLKGYYGNITEKQFKAIYHEASRQKGDTSERLIGLLERRLDAAVYRAKFVPTVFAARQFISHGHVKVNGRRVTIPSYRLKEGDVIEVRDKSKDLGMVLEAAQSSERDVPDYVDVDHGKMVATFTRVPTLSDVPYPVMMEPNLVIEFYSR from the coding sequence ATGACGAAACGCATTCACGCCAAGCATAAGATCGATCGCCGGCTTGGCGAGAATATCTGGGGACGGCCCAAGAGCCCCCAGAACAAGCGCGAGTACGGACCTGGCGAGCATGGCCAGCGCCGCCGCGGCAAGCTATCGGATTACGGCCAGCAGCTTCGCGCCAAGCAGAAGCTGAAGGGCTATTACGGCAACATCACCGAGAAGCAGTTTAAGGCCATCTATCACGAGGCCTCGCGCCAGAAGGGCGACACCTCCGAGCGCCTCATCGGCCTGCTCGAGCGCCGTCTCGACGCCGCTGTGTACCGGGCCAAGTTCGTGCCGACGGTCTTCGCCGCGCGCCAGTTCATCTCGCATGGTCATGTGAAAGTGAATGGCCGCCGGGTCACGATCCCCTCCTACCGCTTGAAGGAAGGGGATGTGATCGAGGTGCGCGACAAGTCGAAGGATCTCGGCATGGTGCTGGAAGCTGCTCAGAGCAGCGAGCGCGACGTGCCCGATTATGTCGACGTGGATCACGGGAAGATGGTCGCCACGTTCACGCGTGTGCCGACACTGTCGGACGTTCCTTATCCGGTGATGATGGAACCGAACCTCGTCATCGAATTCTATTCGCGCTAA
- a CDS encoding BolA/IbaG family iron-sulfur metabolism protein — MAMAATDIERLILERFPDAKIEIEDLAGDGDHYAASVESEEFRGKSRVQQHQMVYDALKGNMGDVLHALALKTSAPQQ; from the coding sequence ATGGCGATGGCCGCCACGGATATCGAGCGCCTGATTCTCGAGCGCTTTCCCGACGCGAAGATTGAAATCGAAGACCTGGCTGGCGACGGCGACCACTATGCGGCGTCCGTCGAATCCGAAGAGTTTCGCGGTAAGTCCCGCGTGCAGCAGCACCAGATGGTCTATGACGCCCTCAAGGGCAATATGGGCGACGTGCTGCATGCGCTCGCTCTGAAGACTTCCGCCCCCCAGCAATAA